One Nostoc sp. UHCC 0302 DNA window includes the following coding sequences:
- a CDS encoding transposase family protein has protein sequence MLNSILIAVFPRLLPRATDLSTPERHHNRNLAQLRVIGEHINRRLKIFRILKEQYRNRRRRFALRCNLIAGLLNYELALFS, from the coding sequence TTGCTAAACTCCATACTCATAGCTGTATTCCCACGCTTATTACCTCGTGCTACTGATTTATCGACTCCTGAACGCCACCACAATCGCAATTTAGCTCAACTGCGTGTTATTGGCGAACACATTAACCGCAGATTGAAAATTTTTCGCATTCTTAAAGAACAATATCGTAACCGCAGAAGACGCTTTGCCTTACGTTGCAATTTGATTGCTGGACTTCTCAATTATGAACTTGCTCTGTTTTCTTGA
- a CDS encoding pentapeptide repeat-containing protein has translation MLLDYSGQNLIGHSFKGQDLTGANFSYADIQNTDFSGANLNSANLSRANLSGANLDSANLNGAYLSGANLDGANLDGANLSGTYLDGVNFSRAYLSGANLDGANLDGVNLNSANLDGANLDGAYLNGANLLGAYLSGAYLSGAYLYDADLLNIIWDEDTNWDNVRGLEKARNVPKKLLFQLNLTTHSSPPQDTPPST, from the coding sequence ATGCTCCTTGACTACTCCGGTCAAAATCTAATAGGTCATTCTTTCAAAGGTCAAGACTTGACTGGGGCAAACTTTAGTTATGCAGATATCCAAAATACAGATTTTAGCGGGGCTAACCTCAATAGCGCTAACCTTTCACGTGCCAACCTCTCTGGCGCTAACCTTGATAGTGCTAACCTCAATGGCGCTTACCTCTCTGGTGCTAACCTTGATGGTGCGAACCTCGATGGTGCTAACCTCTCTGGCACTTACCTTGATGGCGTTAACTTCTCACGCGCATACCTCTCTGGCGCTAACCTTGATGGTGCGAACCTCGATGGCGTTAACCTCAATAGTGCTAACCTTGATGGTGCGAACCTCGATGGCGCTTACCTCAATGGTGCTAACCTCTTGGGCGCTTACCTCTCTGGCGCTTACCTCTCTGGCGCTTACCTCTATGACGCTGACCTTCTCAATATTATTTGGGATGAAGATACAAACTGGGATAACGTGCGAGGATTAGAAAAAGCACGAAACGTACCAAAAAAATTGCTTTTCCAATTAAACTTAACTACCCACTCATCGCCCCCACAAGACACTCCACCCTCAACCTGA